The genomic interval CATCCGGCAGAACGCAGGCGCAGTCCGACGCGGACATGGACAAGGCGCTTAAAGAAGCGAATGATAAAGGCGTTCCGATTTATACGATTGGCCTAAATGCAAATGGAAAACTAAATGAATCTGCGCTTGCTAAGCTATCGGAAATAACCGGCGGGAAATCATTCGCGACCGATTCGGCTGACGATTTGCCGCGAATTTTGAGCGAAATTTTTGCCAGCCATCTTGAGCTGAACGTCGTACCGGTTGATTCTTTGACGGCAAACGGCAGCTATCAGGATGTGAAAATTTCAGTTCCCAACTCGAATGTACTAGAAGCAAATATTTCGATTATGTCGAGCAAGCCGGTTGAGGCGAAGCTCGTAGATCCATCTGGCAACGCTATTCCTATTCCTTCGAATGGCGTCTTGCTATCGAGCTCGAAGAGCTATTCCTTGCTGAAGCTGTTAAAGCCGTCGGAAGGCGATTGGAAGCTTCAAATCAAAGGCGTGAATCGCGATAAAATCGACATTAATCTTATTTTCAACTATGACTTAAGTCTTGCTATGGATCCACTAGCCAAAGCGACCTATTCCAAGGGCGACAAGGTGACGATCAATTCTTATCTCGTAAGCGGCGGAAAAAAACTGGAAGACACCTCCCAGTACAGCAACATGAGCGCGGTTTTACTCGTTAAAGACTTAGACACGGGCAAAACCGAGGAAATACCGATGGAGAATGCGGGCGACCATTTTGCAGGCTCCTACAAAATACCTGAGAAGCATGACTATGAGATTATAGTGAAGGCCAAAGAGAAAAGCTTTTTCCGAGAGACCGATGCGGTTAAGATTTCGGCAAAGGCGGGAACAACGGGGCAGACGCCAAAGCCGGAGGCAGATAAAGAAGAGAAGCCGTTCCCGGTTGTACCTGTTGTAATTGGCGTTATAGGTCTAGCGGCATTGCTTGCAGCAGCTTACTTTATATTAAGAGTGCTGAAACAAGCGAACCGTGGGTTTGTTGGGCAACTCGTCATTGAAATTCGAGATGAGAATACAGGTGACAAAACGTCGCCGCAGTACAAGAAGCTGACAGCCTTCAAAGGCAAGTTGCAGCTTCACCAGCTGTTGCAGCTAGCGCCTGAGCTGAAGGAAACCGACAAGGTCATTTTCAAGCCGGGAAGCAATGATCGTATCGTTCTGCAAAATGGTTCCTCCTGCACAATTGAGAAATCGGGACGAGCAGTGGATGCGACGCGTGCATTGGAAATGAAAAGCGGAGACCGTATTACGGTTTCATTGAAACAAATAGACAAAACGATATTCATTGAATATCTCGTATAAATAGAGCCCTGGAGGTAATGAAAAATGAAACCGATCGTAAGAGAACACATACAGCAGCTTGACGTTTCGCTTGGCGGAGGTATTGTCAGCGAGAAAATTCGGGTAGACACCATAGATAATCCCATTCTGATCATTGGACTTGGCGGTACCGGTATTGATGCGCTTCTGCGCCTGAAATACCAGATCAATCGCCGCTTTAAGCTTCCTGAGGATCCCGTTTCCAAAAGAAAACGCGAGAAGCCTGATAATGTGGAATTTCTTGCTTTTGAAACGAATGAACAGGACCGCAATAAAAAGTATAAAGGGATCGGTCTTGATCCTATTAATGAATTTGTGCTGCTATCTAATGCAGAGGTTGGAGGACTGCTGCAAAATCGCAGCATTTTGGAGCCGTACATCACGGACTGGCTGTCGCCAGAGCTAAGTATAACTGATGGCATGAATGGTGCAGCTGGCGTTCGACAAGCAGGTCGGCTTCTGCTGTTTACGAAGATCAATCAAGTGGTGCAGAGCATCGACAAAAAAATTAAGACGTTATCCGTCGGGACGAACAAAAAGCTGATGGTGTTTCTGCTAACCGGCTTGTCTGGCGGAACAGGAAGCGGCTGCTTCCTCGATATCTCTTATATCGTTCGAGGAATTATAGAGCGTGATCACGGATCAGCCGGCATTGACCGCGTTAATACGCTTGGTTATTTGTTTACGCCGGATATTAACCTTGCAAGCAAAAGCTTGAGCGACCATACACGTGAGTACATTAAGAAAAATGGCTATGCTGCACTGAAGGAACTGGACTATTGGATGAATGTGGACAGCCGCGGCGAGAGGTTTACGCAGCAATATGGCAATATTTTAAACGTTAATTCGCCGCTCCCACCATTTAATTTATGCCATCTCATCTCGGCTACAAATGCTGAGGGCAAGCTGCTTGAAAATGCTTATGATTATTGCATGAATGTAACGGCAGAGAATATTACGAACTTTATTTCCAGCGAGGAAAAACAATCCGGCGAGGAATTCGCTATTCATGATTATATTAGCAACATTCGGACCAATATTGCTCAAATGAACAAAATGTACCCGGCTAACTACGATTACAACATTATCGGAGCTTCTTCGGCGGTACTGCCGATCGAGGAAATGACGACTTATTTGGCTTACCGGCTTTTCAACAAAATGGACAAAATGTTTGAGAAGGCGCCGAGTCAGGACGATGTAGAGAAATTTGCCCGCAAGCTTGGCATTGATCTCGAAACGATGATGAAAACCTTTGACTCACGCGTACCTGAACCGCTGCCAGGCTTCGAGAACAGTGAGCGACTCAGCTACAATAACGTGGTGAAAATGCAAGCCGTAAACATGGATACGGAGCTGGAGCAAAACTTTTTGGCTCGTGCACGCGAGGAATATATTAAGGCCAAAAAACAGCTGCCAGGCGAAATTGTTGGGCAATTTACCGATCAAATTCGTCGTACATTTCTCCATCCAGAGCAAGGGCCATTTTATGTATCCCGTCTCCTGCATACTGAGAAAGGCTTCTGCTTGCTGAAGATGCTGCTCTCTTATATTGAGACGCTACGTGAAGGGCTGTCACGACTCCCTAAAGAGATCGAAGCAGCTAGAGAGCAAGCCAATGAGCGTATGGGCGATGCGAAGAGTGCGTTCGTATCCAAGGATAAGAAGAAAAACAACTATATCGAAGCAAAAATAAATGAGTACTGGCTGCTTGCTGACGTTGAGCGAATTGAGCAATTGATCGAATTTTATGAGGATCTCCACCAGCTGCTTAACAACGAGAATAACCGCATTTATAACGTATTTACTGAAATTTTGAATGTGCTTAATTCGATCTTTGCCAAAAATGGTGAAATTCTAACAAGCGGCGAGGAACAAGCGGATCATAAAGGAAACAAAACATACTATTGGAATATCGTAGGCGTACCAGACATCTCCGACGTTATCAGCCGTTTAATGGATAAGAAGGACGGCGATGATCTGATCCGCGACTTTACGCAGGAGCTTCTAGACCATTCGAATCTTTGGGTAAAAGAGCAGGAAATTGATATCGTCAGCTCGATTTCAGAGTTTTTGACGAATAAATTCGGCGATCTGATTACGAAATCGATGGAAGAATTCCTAGTTATGAAATACGGGAACGATGAATCGATTGAGAAGTTTGTTGAGCGTCATATCGCTAGCAAGCTAGATGAGGAAGCTGTGCCTGTATTCCATCTCAGCAACAGCTCAGGCAATTTGCATGTCCCTTCATGGGGATTTGTGTCCGTGCCTGTGCAGGCGCCGAGCATATTGAGAGGGATTCGGAACTATCAAAATAACTCGATAGGCAAATCCCACTTTACGATAAAGGAAAGTGAAGTGAAAAACCGAATTTTCTGGCTGAATACGAGAAATGGTGTGCCTTTGTTTGTTTATACGCCGCTGAAGGTATATGAAGAAAGCTATGAACGCACGATTCTTGATAAGGAAGGCATCGGCCGTCATTTGGTGCAGACTGATCGTGTCAATTGGACCTATTTGCCTTCGCCGATTCCAGAGAAATCATGGGGCGACACGTACGTCAACCCACGTGTGAGAAGCTATAATGCGAGGGTTCGCGCTGAGTTTGTCAAAGCCGAGAGCTTCCGTATTATTGAAGAGAAGGGCATAGACAATAACACGAGCAGCCGTTACTCCGTTCGCTTCACGAAGCCGTTCCAATTATCGGATGCGTTAAAACCGTTCAATATGCAGCTTGATGGCGCGAAGCCGAATTTAGGTGAAGTAAAGCGAGCAGTAAATGAGCTGAAGCGCCTTTTATCCGAGGGGCTGGAGCTTGAATCGACAAAGGATATTTTCGGCAGCTTTACAGAGGAGCTTGCACAAGAAAATCTCATTCGTTCGCCGGAGCAGCTAAGACGGGTTCGTGAGGAATTGGCGAAGTATGAATCCATTTCTGTAAAATTAGTCGAGCTTGAGCAGCTGCTTATGCAGCATCAAGATGATGAGAAGTTGCTGGATCAGTTTATTGAGGCGCTATACACAGAGACCATTTGCAAGAAAGGTGCCCTGTATGTTTATGATCGCGAGCCAGAGGAAGATGCATGGCCGCCTTTCGCTAATTTAATGAAAAGCAGCAGCTATGTTGAGTTTGAGGTGTTTGAGAGCTTCCGACAGCTGGATGAGAAAAACCGCAGCGTTCTTAGACGCAAAGCAGAGCGCAGAGTAACGGAGCTGACTGCAACGGAGGATACTTCAAAGCTGTTAGCTAAGCTTGAGGAGCTGTTCGGTACATTTCTTGATGCACGTGAGCGTCTCGAATACGAGAAGGTTGAGCTGGCAAATGGAGAGGAAATGCACCGGTTCTACCGGGAAATGTCTACTAAACTTAACGAAATTCGTAGAAAGTTGAAATAATGATGAGAGAATTGTTGGATCTATATGCAAGCGACTATTCGGCTGCTGAGCAGAAGCTAAGCGGCCTTGAGGATGATCAAAGCAGCATTCACTATCCAACCGTATTTCTATACATCGGAGATGAGGCAGGACATGCGATTGAACCTATGATTCAATCCAATGAACTGAAATGGGACAACAATGCCGGCGTTATTTATTTCCATGTCTCGTCGAGTGAAGCAAATGCTGCCTCTGGAAGTGCAGGTTATAAATTATCGTCATACCATGGGGCAAATCTTAATCGATCTGTCCCGAAGGTGACGAGGGTAGCGCTTACGGATGTTGTAGATGGCAAAACGGATAATCGCACCAAACGCAAAGATATAGGCACCGCATTCCATAAGGAAGGGCGTCATCTAGCGGATCTCAACCGTGCGCTGCGTCAGGTTAGCGATACAATTGCTGATTACGGCCGATTGTACGCATCTTTCGATCGCCTTCATCTTGCTGTCATTACAAGGGTTGATGATCCATTAAACGTGCTTGTTCCAGAAATATCGCTGCTTGCTCAATCGATTTTTTTGCAGCTGTTCAAATCCGTTCAAATGGATTTGTACGCTTTAATTAATGAACGTGAGCAATCAGAGACGTTTGGTTTGGCAAGCGCAGCGGGTATCAGCTTCCTGCGCGAGCTGGATGGAATGCAGCGGCCAGATTATTCTTTTTCGGCGAGGCTTCAGGTGACGGGTGATGGATTATCTATTCCGGTCACCCACAAGGCATCGCCATTATTTGATCTTGTTTATGTATTATCTGATCGCAATGAGCGGGGAATTACAACGCTTAACGGGATGCAGGATAACTATGAAATCATTTGCAATATTCTGCTGTTGAAAAACAGGAGGAGAAAGGAAACACAGGTACAATCGAGTGACGTAAGCTACAACAACTCTTCTTTCAAAAACAGTCTTATGACGGAATCCGGAAGACAGGGGTTCGTATCAGCGGGGTTGTCCAAGGTGAAACGACCGAATCATTCGATTGCGTTAACCGTCCTTTATCATTTCTTTAAACAAATAAAAGAGCGGCTGGAAATTGCTGACCTGCAGGGCAGCAAGGAAAAGCTGTCCTTCTTTGGGCTGGATTCAGCTGCGATGGACACTAGAATGCTCGATCTCGTACCAAGCGAGGACAGTCTCATCGATATGTCTGGTCTTCTGACGAACAACATTCGTTATGATCAACTGCGGCGCATGTCGCTGCGCGAGGCAGAGGAAGCCTTGTTCGGGGATGGCTGCACCATCTTCTTCCGTAAGCATTTCACTAGTTCAGCTGAGGTGAACTTAGGTTATGTGAAGGCTTCAGATGAGCTGCGAGCCACTGTAAACCGTAATATGAAAGATCAGCCATTGTATAGCTTTTTCCAGGTCGCCAAGTGGACAGACGAGAAAAACGAGACAGACAGCGTCATGACAGCTGTTCGCGCTCGAATGCGCGATTTGGTCAGAGAGATTGATATCGCTCAGGATGAGCTGGGTCGAATCCGCGAACAACGTGTGGATGATTTGAAATTTCAGCGTCTTCCATTTATGGACAAGCAAAATGTTCGATCCTTTATACGCGCTTTTTTTGATGCGGTGTACCGGCTGGAATGGCAGCTTTTACGACTTGAGACTGAGCTTGCGTTGTACCGAAAATTTGCTGCTGAGCTGGAGCGTCTTCATGAGAAATACCGAATTCGCGTAGAACAGATGGCGCTGCTAGAGGAAACGCTAAATGCGGCGGCTCAGCACAGTATCCGTTCAGCGGATGATTATATCGGGCAGAACATCTTCGAGTATTATGAGCGAGTCACTGCAGCTGTCATGAAGGATATTGAAGAGAAACGCGGCGCATCCATATTTTTTGAGGAACCATTTCTCGGCAATATGACCGAGCTTCTGCAGCAGGGAGATTCCGCGTTTCTGGAGCGATTAATGGAGATTTGCCGAAAGTACATTTTGACAGCAGAGCCTTTTGCACAGACTTTCGAGGAGGAGCTGCTGCTGCGTGCCAATGTATCCGTTGCATACAGCAATCGTAAAGCTTTATCGAGGGACGAGCTGTTTCACCGATTATACCGGACACTGGAAGAGCATGCGGTCGTTCATATTCGTCTTCTCGACTATACACATGAGCATCGTTATGAGGAAAAGTATCTGTTCGGAGATCGCGAGAGTGAATTTATCCGATATGCACTTGGCGTTGACGAATCTTCACGCATTTACAAGCTGGGGTGTGTACATGAGAAGCGCAGCAGCGGTGTAGAAAAGTTGAATATTATGGGCGGCTTTCATTTAGAAGATTTGATGTATTATCGAAACGGCAAAGTGTATTATGAGACCTATTTGCAAAATGGGTACGAATTTCACACGCTTGATCCTGCTCTGCTGCCTGATCTTCGCTGACCGATATACATCAACAATGCTGCGGTCCACTAGCAAGTAGAAAGGGTGCTGTTATTATGCAACGAAAAATAAATGGGCTTCTCTTACTGTTCAGCTTGATAGGAGGCGCAGTAGGATTCGTCATCGGGGAAATCATACTGGGGGCGCTGTCAGAAATCTGGCCGCGCTTTGCCGTCGTTGGGCTATACTTTGGCGTTCTTGCTTTATGCATTGGACTGGCCTGCCTGATTGCTGAAATGATTTCTCCTCGTTTGAACGGAACTTCGTGGCGTCAGCGTTATACCGGATTATCGTGGCAGCTGCTCGTACCAGCAACGTTAGTTCTGCTGTTTGCAGTCGGCGGATTGCTGCAATTTATTTACGGCGCACATTTTGGCGGTGCGAAGCAGGTAAAGGATATTGTGCTTGTTATCGATAATTCAGGAAGCATGCTGGAGACCGATCCTGATAACGAGCGTTATTCGGCTGCGAAGCAATTGATTCAAAACATGGAAAGCGATAAGCGTGTGGCGGTGGTTGCATTTCACAATACCGCACAATTGATTCAGCCGTTTGTTAAAGTAAGCACACAGGAAGAGAAAGATAAAGTAAATGCCGCAATCGACTCACTTGAGCCGACGGATGGCGGTACAAACTTTAGTCTAGCGCTTGGCGAAGCAATGAAGACGATTAAGGATAAGGAAAAGGCTGGGCGCGGGACAATGGTTATTCTGTTGTCGGACGGTTTCAGCGAATCCGATATCAATAAGCAAATTGCACAGTTCCAAGAGCAGCAAATTGTCATTAATACGGTAGGCCTTAGCGTTGCAGATTCCAAAGGCTCTGCCTTGCTGCAGCAAATAGCTGATTCCACCAATGGAAGCTATTACGATGTGTCGGAAGCGAACGGGCTGGCGCTCGTATTCCAAAATATTTACAATACAATCGATAATCGGACGCTTCTAACTGAAAGAACGGGATCGCTTGCGGACAGCACGCTGTATACACTGCTTCGTATTTTATCCTTAGCCATTATCGGTGCAGCTTTAGGAATGTCGCTAGGATTGTTTTTCGACAATCGGTTTTTGGCATTAAGCTTTGGGGCGGGCGGTATTGTAGGCGGTTTGCTGGCTGGCTTCATTTTGGACTCCGGTTTGTCCGGGGATATGCTCTCTGACGGTTTATCACGTCTATTCGCTGTTCTTGTACTGGCAGCCATTATTAGCATTTTCACACTTGTTGTTCCGATAAGGGATAATAACAGTACAAACCGTTATGATGGCGGCAGAAAAAACAGCAATAGAGATCAGTCCACAAAGGCGTTAGGCGAACGGACGAAGGACAGCCGCAGTCATGGATTTTAAACGATGCGGGAGGCGGATATAAAATGCGGTTTATCGATGCAGAGGATGGTTCTCCGATTATCAGCGGTTTAACTCGCGTGTTGGAGGAGGACCGCTGCACGCTGCGCTGGATTTGGCCGGGCGGTATAGAAGCGGTTTACATTGGGAAAACACCGGCTGAGCAGGCGGCGGAAAGCCCTGTGGATATAGGAACTGTCAAGTTATACACGAAGGCAGAATATAAAGCGAATAATGGCTATCATAGCCGATTAGAGGGCATCGGACGTTTGGTCTTTACGGTATATGCCGCACTGGAAGGGAGTGGCGGTCCGCAGCTCATCCTTCAGCCCAATCATGAGAACAGCATAGAAATAAGTGCTGGCCGAGCTAAGATTCATTATTCGATTACAAATAAGAGCGGTTTGTTCAGAAAGTTCAAAACGATTCAAATTCAAGTTTCAACAGAGGTACCGATTGGGAAAGACGTACTTTGTTATGTGAAAAAGCAGGGCAGCTATCCCGCGAATAAAGAAGACGGCATGCTGTATCCGTTCGTTGCGCCTTTCGCAGCTGGAAAAACCGTTTTGCCTGCCATTGAGGTTGGCAAACAGGATTTTATACGATTGTTTTTCACTGATGGCCGAACGTCTGGACAGATGTACGAATTGATTTCAGTATAAAGGAGGAAGATCGCATGGGTATTTTCGATCTTTTCAAGAAAAAGCCGGAAGCAAAGCAAAGGCCTTTGTTTTATGATATTGTTTGCCCCTATTGTTTTAGTAAATTTACACCGGATGAGGTTGTATTCCGCGCTTCACATTCCCGTGAGGATGATGAGGATTATGCGCTTGGAGAAGATGATGAGCTGAATAAGTATCGTGAGCGTTTTGGCCTTGATTCTGTACATGATATGGAAGCGGTTCTCTATCCAAACGACGTGCCTGAAGAGCATCGGATTTACTCAGACCATGTATTAATTGGAATTAATGACCGCTATGGCGAGCTGACACGCAGAAGACTTTGTCCAAAATGCCACAACGAAATTCCAGTAACGGCAGGCAAGGTGCCGAGCAATATTATTTCTATCATTGGCGCTTCACAAGTAGGCAAGTCGGTGTATATGACCGCGTTGATACATACGCTGCAGAACACGACAGCGGATCATTTTAATGCAGCCTGCATGCCGCTTAACGCTGAAATTAGCCGGAAATTCCGAACCTATTACGAGGAGCCGCTGTTTGAGCGCGGCGATCTGCTTGCGTCTACCCAAAAGGAAAAGATGCAGGAGCCTTTTATTTTTCAATTTGTTTTTAAAGATGAATCGAAGCCACCGCTCACTCTCGTATTTTTTGATGTCGCTGGCGAGGGCATGGTAGAGCAGGATTATCTTGGTTTGCATGGTCAGCATATCAAAAATTCAGCAGGCATTTTGCTGATGGTAGATCCGCTGCAAATTCGCTCCATTCGCGAGAAAATTAGAATGAATCTGGGCGATAAGCCCGGTGAATGGGTTTCCCAATACGACGAGCCGCGCGACGTTGTTCTGACGATGTTTGGCGACTTTATTGCTTATCAGGAAAACAACAAAACGGATATTCCGACCGCTGTCGTTTTAACGAAGAGCGATATGCTTCATTCCCTAAAGGATGAAGATGGTGAATATATTAAATCGAACAGCAATATTTTCAACAACATGGTGCATCGCAATTATTTTAACCTGACTGAGTTTGAGAATATTGATGGAGAAATCCGCCGTTTCATCGAGAAGGTTGATCGTCCCTTTAAAGGTACGATGGATGTTTATTTTAAGGATACGGCTTATTATGCGGTTTCCGCACTCGGCAGCAATCCCGTCGATCAGAAGCTGCAAACCGTCGTCAGTCCCATTCGGGTAGACGAGCCCTTCATTTGGCTGCTTTATAAGCTGAACTTCATTGAGGGGAGAAGAGAATAGTGCGCGATTCTACGCCCAGCAGGATGATTCAGCAGCAGATGTATGCACGGGAAAGACGCGGCATTTTCAGATCCACGGAAGGTTATGACACGATCGCCAAATCAAGCGGTTTGGAAGCATCATTTGTCAAAAAAGTGCTTCATCCGTTTTGTGTTTATGATGCCCCGACTGAGCTGGCTACCCGCGGTGAGAAGGACGGTTCCGCGTATCCAGAGACGATGCACCTACTTCATTTGGATAATGGCGATGTGCTGCTTGGCAGAAGCGTTTATCAGGCAGCCGACTTCACAGGTCTGCGCAGCGCGTTTTTTACGCATAACTTTATTATTCCAAGCGGTCATAGCAGCAAGCCTGCAAGTGATTATATGAACTGGCTGCAAGCCGCTTTCGCAGATCAATATAATATTGACAGCGGTACGGAAATAGCAGAGCTGCTAGAGCTTCCGATTCAGAGTGCAGCAGCGATTAAGCCGTCTGCTCGTTCGATCCTTTCTTTGCTGAACATTTCAGAAAAATCGTTTAAACAGCTGCTCTTTGCGGTAATGGCAGCAGTCGGAGGTAAGAAAAAGATCTATGTTTCGCTTGATGTACCAATCAAACAGCTGCCGGACAAGGCAAAACAGCTGCTTGGTGTGCTATATGCGAGTTTACCCTACGCCTTCCGCAAGCAGCTTGGTTTCATCACCTATGCGAAAGAACCGGTAAGCCGCAAATCGGTTCATCTTACGTTCGTAGAGCAAGGAAGCCTCCGCCATGGGGATCGCAGCATCGAGAAGGATTTTACGTTTGATTTCGGCAACGACCGAATGATGAATGTTGATCTGGACGGTATAGATCAGCCATTTTTGGATTTTGCATGGGATAACTTGGATCGTCCTGACCGTACGGATAGCTTCTTTCAATTCGCTGAGCTGATGCTGGCAGACATGGGGGAGGAGCGCGAACTCGCAGCAGCCAGTTATCATGAGCTATGCGTCGTTTACCAAATCGAGGAAGGCAACGAAAAGTTATATGAATCGCATAAAAGCGCGGTAATGCGGAGCTTGATGGATTATTTGCAGCCATCCGGCGCATTGGATGCCAAGATGCGCTTGAATGATTTATTTCTTTCTCGATTTGATTATGAGTTTGACCGCGCTAGGCAAGGAGTAGTGCCGGAAACCTTCATTGTAGATGTGTTTACACAATACTATCAAATTGAAGGTAAACATATCGAAAATAAGCTGGTTTCCTTTTTCATTTTGGCATTGCTAAATGCAAGAAAACAGAGTGAGCAAGACGCGGCGGCTTCCTTCTATGCGGCAGTTGAAAGCAATCCTGCTTTTAGCATAGCTTTTTTCACAAGAGTCTTAGTAGATGCGAAGCTAAGTGCAAACTTATTTATTCCATTCCTTGAGCAAAAGCTTAAAGCAGCTGCAGGAGCCAAAAGTGTTCTGCAGCTCATTGAGCAGTGGGGCAATGCTCATCCTAAGCTGTACGGTGATGAAGACTTTTTTGTGCTGGTCCGCCAGCAGCTCATCGAGAAGCTGAAACGGGAGCGCCACTCGCTGCCAGCGACGAGCAAAGCGCTTGAGCAATTGCGCAGCTTAGCAAGTGAAGGCAAGTTTGGCGTGCGAAAACAGCTGCCATCTCATGATGCGGTAGAGTTTTATACGGAGCTCGAGCTTGCAGCTTATCGAGCAATGTTAATTGAACTTGATATGGAAAGATTGACGAAGGATCAGCTCATGCTGGGCGAGTTTCTCAAATCGAAGGAGCAGCTGAAAAAATGGAATGGACAGCTGAACGATCCGAGGCAGAAATCAGCAGCGCTTGAGCTGCAGGCGCTTTACGAATGCTTCGCATTCCCGGAGCCAACGGTAGATTTATTCGATAATCTATCCCCAGCAGAGATCGACCGGGTGCAGCTCGTTGGTCGCCGATTGCTTGCCAATCAGCTGGAGTTAGCCGAATTTCCGCGTCTCGTGCTATTGTTTCTTCGCAGTTCGGATATGGAATCAGTGGATTATGCCACGCTCCTCAACTATTTGCAGCAAAACGCGTCTCAAAAAGATACGGTATATCTATTTTTCCGATGGGCAGAAAAACATCCTAGTTTCATGCGCTCAAGAGGTTTTGTTCCTGCCTATGTAACTGCAGTAGTCAGCTATTTCACAAAACATGACCGGGATGCATTTAAGAAACGAGCCAATTGGAAGCAGCATTTTGACAAAGCGGGTCCTATTCTTAAAGGTGTATATAAACAGGCGGAGCGCGAGCTATCCTCACCGCTGACTAAATTTTTTCGCAGGAATCGTAAATCGACGTTTATAACATCGTTATCGGCTATAGGTATTGTACTAATCGTAGCCGGCATTATGTTTGCCTTCGGCGGCAAGGATGATGTGAAGCCTGGTGGTGCTGTTTTGCCTGAAACGACTCCTGAACCGAGCATCAGCCAGCCGGATACAATCGTATACGTGGAGCAAAATGCTGCATCAGAGGGGAAGAAGGCTGCGACCACCCTCGTCTTCGCATTTAAGGAAGCAGCAGCTTGCGGACTGTTTAAGCCTAGCTCATTGACGGTAGAAACGCCGGATGCAGAAGCTGTTGCGTACACCACACTTGAAGTTGAATCTGATTGCAAAGCGGATACAGGGAATAGCAGCACGGAAGGGAATCAAGTTGAAAGCTCATCACAGCCGACGGAAACAACGGATTCGACTGCCAAAGAATCCGATAAGCCGACGCCAACGCCGGCTGAAACTGATTCACTGCCGACAGCTACCGATTCTCAGACGGAGCAACCGAGCAATACTGCAATAAATGAAGCAGACTATACGAACC from Paenibacillus sp. FSL K6-3182 carries:
- a CDS encoding beta-mannanase gives rise to the protein MRFIDAEDGSPIISGLTRVLEEDRCTLRWIWPGGIEAVYIGKTPAEQAAESPVDIGTVKLYTKAEYKANNGYHSRLEGIGRLVFTVYAALEGSGGPQLILQPNHENSIEISAGRAKIHYSITNKSGLFRKFKTIQIQVSTEVPIGKDVLCYVKKQGSYPANKEDGMLYPFVAPFAAGKTVLPAIEVGKQDFIRLFFTDGRTSGQMYELISV
- a CDS encoding VWA domain-containing protein yields the protein MQRKINGLLLLFSLIGGAVGFVIGEIILGALSEIWPRFAVVGLYFGVLALCIGLACLIAEMISPRLNGTSWRQRYTGLSWQLLVPATLVLLFAVGGLLQFIYGAHFGGAKQVKDIVLVIDNSGSMLETDPDNERYSAAKQLIQNMESDKRVAVVAFHNTAQLIQPFVKVSTQEEKDKVNAAIDSLEPTDGGTNFSLALGEAMKTIKDKEKAGRGTMVILLSDGFSESDINKQIAQFQEQQIVINTVGLSVADSKGSALLQQIADSTNGSYYDVSEANGLALVFQNIYNTIDNRTLLTERTGSLADSTLYTLLRILSLAIIGAALGMSLGLFFDNRFLALSFGAGGIVGGLLAGFILDSGLSGDMLSDGLSRLFAVLVLAAIISIFTLVVPIRDNNSTNRYDGGRKNSNRDQSTKALGERTKDSRSHGF
- a CDS encoding glycosyltransferase encodes the protein MRDSTPSRMIQQQMYARERRGIFRSTEGYDTIAKSSGLEASFVKKVLHPFCVYDAPTELATRGEKDGSAYPETMHLLHLDNGDVLLGRSVYQAADFTGLRSAFFTHNFIIPSGHSSKPASDYMNWLQAAFADQYNIDSGTEIAELLELPIQSAAAIKPSARSILSLLNISEKSFKQLLFAVMAAVGGKKKIYVSLDVPIKQLPDKAKQLLGVLYASLPYAFRKQLGFITYAKEPVSRKSVHLTFVEQGSLRHGDRSIEKDFTFDFGNDRMMNVDLDGIDQPFLDFAWDNLDRPDRTDSFFQFAELMLADMGEERELAAASYHELCVVYQIEEGNEKLYESHKSAVMRSLMDYLQPSGALDAKMRLNDLFLSRFDYEFDRARQGVVPETFIVDVFTQYYQIEGKHIENKLVSFFILALLNARKQSEQDAAASFYAAVESNPAFSIAFFTRVLVDAKLSANLFIPFLEQKLKAAAGAKSVLQLIEQWGNAHPKLYGDEDFFVLVRQQLIEKLKRERHSLPATSKALEQLRSLASEGKFGVRKQLPSHDAVEFYTELELAAYRAMLIELDMERLTKDQLMLGEFLKSKEQLKKWNGQLNDPRQKSAALELQALYECFAFPEPTVDLFDNLSPAEIDRVQLVGRRLLANQLELAEFPRLVLLFLRSSDMESVDYATLLNYLQQNASQKDTVYLFFRWAEKHPSFMRSRGFVPAYVTAVVSYFTKHDRDAFKKRANWKQHFDKAGPILKGVYKQAERELSSPLTKFFRRNRKSTFITSLSAIGIVLIVAGIMFAFGGKDDVKPGGAVLPETTPEPSISQPDTIVYVEQNAASEGKKAATTLVFAFKEAAACGLFKPSSLTVETPDAEAVAYTTLEVESDCKADTGNSSTEGNQVESSSQPTETTDSTAKESDKPTPTPAETDSLPTATDSQTEQPSNTAINEADYTNRVVVNLGKQVDIPEKSIITVGESKYEISVLRVAAP